From the Leptolyngbya sp. O-77 genome, one window contains:
- a CDS encoding Tab2/Atab2 family RNA-binding protein yields the protein MLWQADFYRRPLQTDAGEVLWELIVCDPTGAFSACIDCPQSQATVGWLAAQFRRLQAEGTPERIQVFRPQSLGLMEAAARAVGFTVEPTRHAPMLKHLLLRRAAYYPNLPGYTGETYDPLAIDAPPPVPVPEAIWGDRWRFAALAAGDLEILYGDRPIPICSTPDRLLPINLGLASTQPVPGVIIDGGRQAMRLARWLQEVRPALLSYVPGTPDGLILEAGLSDRWILSTFHDADVAAAARLFQQRQRDANGLHFLLVQPDDTGVTYSGFWLLG from the coding sequence GTGCTGTGGCAAGCTGATTTTTACCGTCGTCCCCTGCAAACCGATGCGGGTGAAGTCCTATGGGAATTGATCGTGTGCGACCCAACGGGGGCGTTTAGCGCCTGTATTGATTGTCCACAGTCGCAGGCGACGGTGGGCTGGCTGGCGGCCCAGTTTAGGCGGCTTCAGGCAGAAGGAACGCCAGAGCGGATTCAGGTGTTTCGGCCACAGAGTTTGGGCTTGATGGAAGCAGCAGCCAGAGCGGTCGGTTTCACAGTGGAGCCAACGCGCCACGCGCCGATGCTGAAACATTTGTTGCTGCGCCGCGCTGCCTACTATCCCAACTTGCCGGGTTATACGGGCGAAACCTATGACCCGCTGGCAATTGACGCGCCGCCCCCTGTTCCCGTGCCGGAGGCGATTTGGGGCGATCGCTGGCGATTTGCGGCCCTCGCTGCGGGTGATCTGGAAATTCTCTATGGCGATCGCCCCATTCCCATTTGCTCCACACCCGATCGCCTCTTGCCGATTAATCTGGGACTGGCCTCTACCCAGCCCGTTCCGGGGGTCATCATCGACGGCGGACGGCAGGCAATGAGGCTGGCGCGATGGCTTCAGGAGGTGCGCCCTGCGCTATTGAGCTATGTTCCAGGAACCCCCGACGGGCTGATTTTGGAGGCTGGCTTGAGCGATCGCTGGATTCTGTCCACCTTTCACGATGCCGACGTGGCCGCGGCGGCCCGCCTCTTTCAGCAGCGGCAGCGCGATGCCAACGGTCTGCACTTTCTGCTGGTGCAGCCAGATGATACAGGCGTAACCTATAGCGGGTTTTGGCTGCTGGGCTAA
- a CDS encoding ATP-grasp domain-containing protein gives MIVLFESPRLGVTAELGRSLEASGAIAEILGFSVWAIATDGSSATEALTAIPAQPQPTPAFWLAPPTAAFRYGELFAAAQAKNLHLPNTPAQHHLAQEFHRAYPLLKDLTPASIVIEQPGAVEGAIAQLGLPLVFQRSGSAAVLQDWQRALTLALRSSIAKTPEQARRIAADLLNQELNQELNQELSQEPHQPILARRWVDLRHHHTTPAGFPLGREFRVVLCNREILTYGYAWPSDDPGRWLSVEEEEALFAVAFAVAKRLDVPLLGVDIAQTQSGEWIALKTVDPQFVGSPQLPLVHFWQQLGSMNERIGRWSNPVSSADASADLNPP, from the coding sequence ATGATTGTGCTGTTTGAAAGTCCAAGACTTGGGGTGACTGCGGAGTTGGGGCGATCGCTCGAAGCGTCGGGGGCGATCGCCGAAATTTTGGGCTTTTCCGTGTGGGCGATCGCAACGGACGGATCTTCTGCGACCGAAGCGCTGACCGCCATTCCAGCCCAGCCTCAGCCGACCCCTGCTTTCTGGCTTGCGCCGCCGACCGCCGCATTCCGCTATGGTGAACTGTTTGCCGCTGCTCAGGCCAAGAACCTGCACCTGCCCAATACGCCGGCCCAACACCACCTTGCTCAGGAATTTCACCGCGCCTATCCACTCCTCAAGGATTTGACCCCGGCCAGCATTGTGATAGAACAGCCAGGGGCAGTTGAAGGGGCGATCGCCCAACTCGGCTTGCCGCTGGTGTTTCAGCGCAGCGGGTCGGCGGCGGTGCTGCAAGACTGGCAACGGGCGTTGACGTTAGCCTTGCGGAGCAGCATCGCCAAAACGCCAGAGCAAGCGCGACGCATCGCAGCGGATTTATTAAACCAGGAACTAAACCAGGAATTAAACCAGGAACTCAGCCAGGAGCCACATCAGCCTATCCTGGCCCGCCGATGGGTTGACCTGCGCCATCACCACACCACGCCCGCCGGATTTCCCCTGGGGCGCGAGTTTCGCGTGGTGCTATGCAATCGGGAAATCCTCACCTATGGCTATGCCTGGCCCAGCGACGACCCCGGACGCTGGCTCTCGGTCGAAGAAGAAGAGGCGCTGTTTGCCGTGGCTTTTGCCGTTGCCAAACGGCTAGACGTGCCGCTGCTGGGGGTCGATATTGCTCAGACCCAGAGCGGCGAGTGGATCGCGCTAAAGACCGTTGATCCGCAGTTTGTCGGGTCGCCCCAACTTCCGCTCGTCCACTTCTGGCAGCAGTTAGGGAGTATGAATGAAAGGATTGGGCGATGGTCTAATCCGGTAAGCTCCGCAGACGCATCGGCGGATTTGAATCCTCCCTAA
- a CDS encoding CHAT domain-containing protein produces the protein MSQQKKATRWIQMGRLLSGIWHWRQNWRRLLYLGLGLLTVGLCVVLPLRSGWGQAINLAAQVQQGIDRYRQGDYLGAIALWEAVRDTYRQQPNPAYEVILTENLARARQAIGQQADALSLWQTAGNTYRQLAAQQPDRAVDYTARWGRSLTEQAQIYNRIGQYRKAVALLCGEAKQSAKESCAAESAVAIAQHTADRHGEAAAWGSLGQSHRLMGNDDLSKAALDQALSLARTLDDRTLLAATYSNLGALKARQAVVRYRQANSADLLGDVQRAERLRDEGRSLDQSALQDFQQSLDWATQPAERLRALLDAIPAYDRTGNVAAAQNARQSVKALLNQLPTSQDTLLAALDWVRLLMPASPQQPIARSQCFTPAATPGANPAANNDAKETLNSIANAAEKLGDRRSLSFALGELGRWYECQKEYEKALEITQDARIAAEGEYDSRYLWEWQTGRILQAQGQTTESIAAYERAIATLEIIRDDILIASRDIQFDFRDSIDPVYRELVALRLKQGKPSELLPPASSDQPDSLSRALGTLDSLKLAELQNYFGDDCVLTSRNVDLTVAQKLLTEGDRTAVISTVVLDDRTAVLLTLPNGDRQYEWINTDRQTLRDEVNAYRRGLEVDFRAYNPQPAQKLYDQLIRPFEPLFQQQQVETLTFVQDDILRSVPMSALHDGTQFLIQKYAIAYTPSLQLTSPVPLDRGNLRALAAGLTDTSPSDSEAGRFDPLFYVSEELDAILTELPRSQTLTGNAFRLDNLTQTLFSNNFPILHIATHGIFGTEAEDTFLVTADPPENKLTLNQLDRLLRGVDPNRPVQLLSLTACTTAVGDDRAALGLAGVAAQAGVRSVLASLWFVNDAATSDLIKGFYADLKNPDLSKAKALQQAQTQLIESGGKFARPAYWAPFILVGNWL, from the coding sequence ATGAGCCAACAGAAAAAGGCAACGCGCTGGATTCAGATGGGCAGACTCCTTTCAGGAATATGGCACTGGCGGCAGAACTGGCGTCGGCTACTCTACCTGGGGCTAGGTCTGTTGACCGTGGGGCTGTGTGTGGTGCTGCCGCTACGGTCTGGCTGGGGACAGGCCATAAACCTAGCGGCACAGGTGCAGCAGGGGATTGACCGCTATCGCCAGGGGGATTATCTAGGGGCGATCGCCCTCTGGGAAGCCGTGCGCGACACCTATCGCCAGCAGCCCAACCCTGCCTACGAAGTCATCCTCACGGAAAACCTGGCCCGGGCCCGGCAGGCCATCGGGCAACAGGCCGACGCGCTAAGCCTGTGGCAAACGGCAGGAAACACCTATCGCCAGCTTGCGGCCCAGCAGCCCGATCGCGCGGTGGACTATACCGCCCGCTGGGGGCGATCGCTCACCGAGCAGGCGCAGATTTACAACCGCATAGGGCAATATCGCAAAGCCGTGGCGCTGCTGTGTGGCGAAGCAAAGCAGAGCGCCAAGGAAAGCTGTGCAGCCGAGAGCGCCGTGGCGATCGCCCAGCACACCGCAGACCGCCACGGCGAAGCCGCCGCCTGGGGCAGCCTGGGGCAATCCCATCGGCTGATGGGCAATGATGACTTGTCCAAAGCGGCATTAGACCAAGCCCTAAGCTTAGCCAGAACGCTCGACGACCGGACGCTGTTGGCAGCGACCTACAGCAACCTGGGAGCGCTGAAAGCCCGACAGGCGGTGGTGCGCTATCGGCAGGCCAACTCGGCAGATCTCCTGGGCGATGTGCAGCGAGCCGAACGACTGCGAGATGAGGGGCGATCGCTCGACCAGTCCGCACTCCAAGACTTTCAGCAAAGCCTCGACTGGGCAACTCAGCCCGCCGAGCGGCTGCGGGCGCTGCTGGATGCGATTCCCGCCTACGACCGCACAGGCAATGTCGCAGCAGCCCAAAATGCTCGTCAGTCCGTCAAAGCCCTGCTGAATCAGCTTCCAACCAGTCAGGATACGCTGCTGGCCGCCCTCGACTGGGTGCGGCTGCTGATGCCCGCCTCGCCCCAGCAGCCGATTGCCCGCAGCCAGTGTTTTACCCCTGCTGCAACTCCTGGAGCGAACCCTGCGGCGAATAATGACGCGAAGGAGACCCTGAATTCAATCGCGAATGCGGCCGAGAAGCTGGGCGATCGCCGCTCACTCTCATTTGCGCTGGGGGAACTAGGACGCTGGTACGAATGTCAGAAGGAATACGAAAAAGCACTAGAAATCACGCAAGATGCCCGTATTGCCGCAGAGGGTGAATACGACAGCCGCTACCTCTGGGAATGGCAAACGGGACGTATTTTGCAGGCGCAAGGACAAACGACGGAATCCATCGCGGCCTATGAGCGGGCGATCGCCACGTTAGAAATCATCCGCGACGACATCTTGATCGCCAGCCGTGATATTCAGTTTGATTTTCGAGACTCCATCGACCCAGTGTATCGGGAGCTAGTGGCGCTGCGGCTGAAGCAGGGCAAACCGTCGGAGTTGCTGCCACCCGCCAGCAGCGACCAGCCTGACAGCCTCAGCCGCGCCCTGGGGACGCTAGATTCTCTAAAACTTGCTGAATTGCAAAACTACTTTGGAGATGACTGCGTGCTGACCTCGCGAAACGTGGATCTGACGGTGGCGCAAAAGCTGCTGACGGAGGGCGATCGCACGGCAGTCATTAGCACGGTGGTTTTGGACGATCGGACTGCCGTTTTGCTGACGCTGCCCAATGGCGATCGCCAGTACGAGTGGATCAACACCGACCGCCAAACCCTGCGCGACGAAGTCAACGCTTACCGTCGCGGTCTAGAGGTGGACTTTCGTGCCTACAATCCACAGCCCGCCCAAAAACTGTATGACCAGCTCATCCGCCCGTTTGAACCACTCTTCCAACAACAGCAGGTGGAAACGCTGACCTTTGTGCAGGATGATATCTTGCGGAGTGTGCCCATGTCAGCCCTGCACGATGGCACGCAGTTTTTGATTCAAAAGTATGCGATCGCCTATACCCCCAGCCTGCAACTCACCAGCCCTGTCCCGCTAGATCGGGGCAACCTCCGCGCCCTCGCCGCCGGACTCACCGACACCAGCCCGTCCGACAGCGAAGCGGGTCGCTTTGACCCCCTGTTTTACGTCAGTGAAGAACTGGACGCAATTCTCACCGAACTGCCCCGCAGCCAGACGCTAACGGGCAACGCATTCCGGCTCGATAACCTGACACAAACACTGTTCTCGAACAATTTTCCGATTTTGCACATCGCCACCCACGGCATCTTTGGCACTGAGGCAGAAGACACGTTCCTAGTCACGGCGGACCCACCAGAAAACAAGCTGACCCTCAACCAGCTTGATCGGCTCTTGCGGGGGGTCGATCCAAACCGCCCGGTGCAGTTGCTCTCGCTCACAGCCTGCACCACCGCCGTCGGCGACGATCGCGCAGCGCTGGGGCTGGCCGGTGTCGCGGCCCAAGCGGGCGTTCGCAGCGTGCTGGCCTCGCTCTGGTTTGTCAACGATGCAGCCACCTCTGACTTGATTAAAGGCTTCTATGCAGATTTGAAAAACCCAGACCTGAGCAAAGCCAAAGCTCTACAGCAGGCGCAAACCCAGCTAATCGAGTCCGGCGGCAAGTTTGCCCGGCCGGCCTACTGGGCCCCGTTTATTTTGGTGGGGAACTGGCTATAG
- a CDS encoding septal ring lytic transglycosylase RlpA family protein yields MGAQQVFKQCLDISQTTPQTSAGVKRGSTQQPPKPPAPARPEAAALYQVWVKGKVVMELPSSSEAAQIAQRLTAALGKPEFSVDQLRLVMVDGKPSAVLGNEGATSDGGDRLLFTVDRALANRLGRTADLVAIDWFNNLRVALGEAPLPLMAAQADLYSLTQTDRSLGGITSWYGPGFHNRLTANGERFNQYALTAAHPKLPFNTYLRVTNVRSGASVIVRINDRGPYIGKRSLDLSRQAARCIGSEKPGVVRYEAVILEPQTTVQ; encoded by the coding sequence ATGGGAGCGCAACAGGTTTTCAAGCAATGTCTGGACATTTCCCAAACGACTCCGCAAACATCGGCAGGCGTAAAGCGCGGCTCGACTCAGCAACCCCCGAAGCCGCCCGCCCCCGCCCGTCCCGAAGCCGCCGCACTATATCAGGTGTGGGTCAAGGGAAAGGTTGTGATGGAGCTACCCAGCAGCAGCGAGGCAGCCCAAATTGCCCAACGGCTGACGGCTGCTCTGGGCAAGCCTGAATTTTCTGTAGACCAGTTGCGGCTGGTGATGGTGGATGGCAAGCCCAGCGCAGTGTTGGGCAATGAAGGCGCGACATCCGACGGGGGCGATCGCCTGCTGTTTACCGTCGATCGAGCGCTAGCCAATCGCCTGGGACGCACTGCCGATTTGGTCGCCATCGACTGGTTCAACAACCTGCGGGTGGCATTGGGTGAAGCGCCCCTGCCGCTGATGGCGGCGCAGGCAGACCTCTACAGCCTCACCCAGACCGACCGCAGCCTGGGCGGCATCACGTCCTGGTATGGGCCGGGCTTTCACAATCGCCTGACTGCAAACGGCGAGCGGTTTAACCAATATGCCCTGACGGCCGCCCATCCGAAGCTGCCATTCAATACGTATCTGCGCGTGACCAACGTCCGCAGCGGAGCCTCGGTCATCGTCCGCATCAACGATCGGGGGCCGTATATCGGCAAGCGATCGCTCGATTTATCGCGCCAGGCCGCCCGCTGCATCGGCAGTGAAAAACCTGGCGTGGTACGCTACGAGGCGGTGATTTTGGAGCCGCAGACGACGGTGCAGTAG
- a CDS encoding aminotransferase class I/II-fold pyridoxal phosphate-dependent enzyme has protein sequence MGQRENLGNQRELPLLEALQQCAQRPHAPFYTPGHKRGRGIPQPMRNLLGDRPFLADLPELPELDNLFTPEGAILRAQALAADLFGAAQTWFLANGSTCGIEAAVLATCGPGDLLILPRNCHQAAIAALILSGATPVFLSPDYDAEWGIAHSVSPAAVAAALAQHPRAKAVMLVYPTYYGACGDIGAIAQLAHQHSIPLIVDEAHGAHFAFHADFPTASLAAGADIVVQSTHKVLGAMTQASMLHCQGDRVDADRLSRALRLVQSTSPSYLLLASLDAARWQLAQHGSELMQHTLDLAAIARTELAQIPGLQLLTANHASTPGFVALDPTRLTVDVRALGLSGFAADEILHTQLGVTAELPALTHLTFILSLGNTPQDIQQLVQGFRTLAQSVQQTDRDGPQAETLRPGLAAFSWNPLEANPIGAEQSLSPRAAFLAASEVVPLEQAGDRLSAETVCPYPPGIPLLIPGERISSGALQYLDAVLKHGGTVTGLIGGQSLRVVQHDG, from the coding sequence ATGGGGCAGCGCGAAAACCTGGGCAATCAGCGAGAACTACCGCTGCTGGAGGCATTGCAGCAGTGTGCCCAGCGGCCCCACGCGCCGTTTTACACACCGGGGCACAAGCGCGGCCGGGGTATTCCGCAGCCGATGCGGAACTTGCTGGGCGATCGCCCCTTCCTGGCTGATCTGCCGGAACTGCCAGAGCTAGACAATCTGTTTACGCCAGAAGGCGCGATTTTGCGGGCGCAGGCACTCGCAGCCGACCTGTTTGGCGCGGCGCAGACCTGGTTTCTGGCAAATGGCTCTACCTGCGGCATCGAGGCGGCTGTGCTGGCGACCTGCGGCCCTGGCGACTTGCTGATCCTGCCGCGAAACTGCCATCAGGCGGCGATCGCCGCACTCATTCTCTCTGGTGCAACGCCCGTTTTTCTGTCTCCCGACTACGATGCCGAGTGGGGCATTGCCCACAGCGTTTCCCCCGCGGCCGTAGCAGCGGCGCTGGCGCAGCATCCGCGTGCAAAGGCGGTGATGCTGGTCTACCCGACCTACTACGGAGCCTGTGGAGACATCGGGGCGATCGCCCAACTCGCTCATCAACACAGCATTCCACTGATCGTGGACGAAGCCCACGGCGCACATTTTGCCTTTCATGCTGATTTCCCAACCGCATCGCTGGCAGCGGGGGCTGATATTGTCGTGCAGTCCACTCATAAAGTGCTGGGCGCGATGACCCAGGCCTCGATGCTGCACTGCCAGGGCGATCGCGTCGATGCCGATCGCCTCAGCCGCGCCCTGCGCCTGGTGCAGTCCACCAGCCCCAGCTATCTGCTGCTAGCCTCGCTGGATGCCGCCCGCTGGCAACTGGCGCAGCACGGATCGGAACTCATGCAGCACACGCTAGACTTGGCGGCGATCGCCCGTACAGAACTCGCGCAAATTCCCGGACTGCAACTGCTCACGGCAAATCATGCTTCTACTCCCGGCTTCGTGGCGCTCGACCCCACTCGGCTGACGGTGGATGTGCGGGCGCTGGGACTGTCGGGCTTTGCCGCTGACGAAATTTTGCACACGCAACTGGGCGTAACGGCAGAGTTGCCCGCGCTGACGCATCTCACCTTTATCCTCAGCCTGGGCAACACGCCGCAGGATATTCAGCAGCTTGTGCAGGGATTTCGGACATTGGCTCAGTCGGTTCAGCAGACCGACCGCGATGGGCCGCAAGCTGAAACACTCAGACCGGGACTGGCGGCTTTTTCCTGGAACCCCCTAGAGGCGAACCCGATAGGGGCGGAGCAATCGCTGTCGCCCCGTGCGGCGTTTTTGGCAGCGAGCGAGGTGGTGCCGCTAGAGCAGGCGGGCGATCGCCTTTCAGCAGAAACGGTGTGTCCCTATCCGCCAGGCATTCCGCTGTTGATTCCTGGAGAACGCATTTCAAGCGGCGCGTTGCAGTATCTCGATGCGGTGCTAAAGCACGGCGGAACGGTGACCGGGCTAATAGGTGGGCAGAGTCTGCGCGTCGTGCAGCATGACGGGTAG
- a CDS encoding DUF3598 family protein gives MTSDSPSSELSQWQCLLKNLGAWEGSFTRLSPAGMEISSVPTVVTLEGLNQNQTIRQTLEFGESTTGDPPTTKVLEYSSLNRSTLFFETGAFSQGSLQFSPFGEFGAEFGLIAGDSRSNPFGNRRMRLVELFHGAGGESRLSSLTLIRETRRGSTATERPPLTAEQLVGTWRGRAVTLYPDWRSPETYTTRLSVNLDGTQLQQHLTAPGISLSTTGTLTPTAIHFTQGSTPLQLLLLPDGASANTPLVIPKGRPFFLEAGWLISPTLRQRMIRRYDAQGGWESLTLVEEEKV, from the coding sequence ATGACTAGCGACTCTCCATCGTCTGAACTGTCCCAATGGCAGTGCTTACTGAAAAACCTTGGAGCCTGGGAAGGCTCGTTTACGCGGCTGTCGCCTGCGGGCATGGAAATCAGCAGCGTACCAACGGTGGTCACGCTAGAAGGGCTAAATCAAAACCAGACCATTCGCCAGACGCTAGAATTTGGCGAATCGACCACGGGCGACCCGCCAACGACAAAGGTGCTGGAATACAGCAGCCTGAATCGCAGCACGCTGTTTTTTGAAACAGGCGCATTTTCGCAGGGGTCGCTGCAATTTAGCCCCTTTGGGGAATTTGGCGCAGAGTTTGGGCTAATCGCGGGCGATTCGCGAAGCAATCCCTTTGGGAATCGCCGGATGCGCTTGGTGGAGCTATTTCACGGCGCAGGCGGGGAAAGCCGCCTCAGCAGCCTGACGCTGATCCGCGAAACGCGGCGGGGCAGCACCGCCACCGAGCGCCCGCCCCTCACCGCCGAGCAACTGGTCGGCACCTGGCGTGGACGCGCCGTGACGCTGTATCCCGACTGGCGATCGCCCGAAACCTACACCACCAGGCTCTCCGTCAACCTGGACGGAACCCAACTCCAGCAGCACCTCACCGCCCCCGGCATCTCCCTCAGCACCACAGGCACCCTCACCCCAACTGCTATCCACTTCACCCAGGGCAGCACCCCGCTCCAGCTCCTGCTCCTGCCCGACGGAGCCTCCGCCAACACGCCGCTTGTCATTCCCAAAGGCCGGCCCTTCTTTTTGGAGGCGGGCTGGTTGATCTCGCCTACCCTGCGCCAGCGCATGATTCGCCGCTATGACGCGCAGGGCGGCTGGGAGAGCCTGACACTGGTGGAGGAAGAGAAAGTCTAG
- the nagB gene encoding glucosamine-6-phosphate deaminase encodes MRLILCPTAVEVAEWAAQYILRRIADFAPTGDRPFVLGLPAGSTPLKLYARLIELYQQGKISFQHVVTFNMDEYVGLPQNHPQSYCVYMRQNLLNHIDIPAQNVHILDGNAPDLAAECAAYEDKIKSFGGVNLFIGGVGEDGHIAFNEPGTSLALSNAPASPERSHAPGQRPLFLTTPARCPPHALTVGVGTILDAQEVMILAQGAAKAQAVHHAVEGCINHLWTISALQLHPNALIVCDEDATLELKVKTVRGLGEPG; translated from the coding sequence ATGCGTCTAATCCTGTGCCCAACTGCTGTTGAGGTAGCTGAGTGGGCAGCACAATATATTCTGCGGCGCATTGCTGATTTTGCTCCGACGGGCGATCGCCCGTTTGTTCTTGGATTGCCCGCAGGCAGCACCCCGCTCAAGCTATATGCCCGTCTGATTGAGCTATACCAGCAGGGAAAAATCAGCTTTCAACATGTTGTCACCTTTAATATGGACGAGTATGTTGGGCTGCCCCAAAATCACCCGCAAAGCTATTGTGTCTACATGCGTCAAAACCTCTTGAATCACATCGATATTCCTGCCCAAAATGTTCATATTCTTGATGGCAACGCACCAGATTTGGCCGCAGAATGTGCCGCCTACGAAGATAAGATTAAATCCTTTGGTGGCGTAAATTTATTCATCGGGGGCGTGGGCGAAGACGGCCATATCGCGTTCAACGAACCAGGTACCTCCCTTGCCCTCTCGAACGCACCTGCAAGCCCTGAGCGATCGCACGCGCCGGGTCAACGCCCGCTTTTTTTGACGACCCCAGCCAGGTGCCCACCCCACGCCCTCACCGTTGGCGTGGGCACGATTCTCGATGCCCAGGAAGTGATGATTCTGGCGCAAGGCGCGGCCAAAGCCCAGGCCGTTCACCACGCGGTCGAAGGCTGCATCAATCACCTGTGGACGATTTCCGCGCTGCAACTGCATCCCAACGCCCTGATCGTGTGCGACGAAGACGCAACGCTAGAACTGAAGGTGAAAACGGTGAGGGGGTTAGGGGAGCCGGGTTAA